From a region of the Sporosarcina ureilytica genome:
- a CDS encoding zinc-binding alcohol dehydrogenase family protein: MKAVRIPEANIIEVIDIPEPEIEQANEVKVKIKRVGICGSDMHIYHGTNPLATYPRIVGHEVTGEIVAIGTNVKNVEVGDHIVVEPISYCGTCYACKNGRPNVCKEVSVFGVHEDGGMREFVILSDKQVHKVNANIDWDEAVMAEPYTIGAQATWRGNVGEGQTVFIQGAGPIGITVLKMAKLRGATVIISDYTNERLAFAKENGADYTINPSEVDVEDKINEITDDEGANVVIDAVGLPQTFELSVRVASAAGNVVLLGFNATPSAIAQMLITKKELTITGSRLQTNQFGKVVALINDGKLTHNGLITHKFPLSQIKEAFEFVEKNPQLVRKAVIEFN, translated from the coding sequence ATGAAAGCGGTTAGAATTCCTGAAGCGAATATCATTGAAGTTATAGATATTCCAGAGCCAGAAATTGAACAAGCGAATGAAGTGAAAGTGAAAATTAAAAGAGTCGGAATTTGTGGATCAGATATGCACATTTATCACGGTACGAATCCGCTTGCGACATATCCAAGAATTGTTGGCCATGAAGTCACTGGGGAAATTGTAGCAATCGGTACAAATGTTAAGAACGTAGAAGTTGGAGACCATATTGTTGTTGAACCCATCAGTTATTGCGGAACATGCTATGCATGTAAAAATGGAAGACCCAATGTCTGTAAAGAGGTATCTGTTTTCGGCGTGCATGAAGATGGTGGAATGAGAGAGTTTGTCATATTGTCGGATAAACAAGTACATAAAGTTAACGCCAATATCGACTGGGATGAAGCAGTAATGGCTGAGCCGTATACAATAGGTGCACAAGCTACATGGAGAGGAAATGTAGGGGAAGGCCAAACAGTCTTTATCCAAGGCGCTGGACCCATTGGCATTACAGTATTAAAAATGGCTAAACTGCGTGGTGCTACCGTCATTATTTCAGATTATACAAATGAAAGATTAGCATTTGCGAAAGAGAACGGAGCAGACTACACGATTAATCCATCGGAAGTTGACGTTGAGGATAAAATAAACGAAATCACAGACGACGAAGGTGCGAATGTTGTCATTGATGCAGTCGGTTTACCGCAAACATTCGAACTAAGCGTTCGTGTAGCATCGGCCGCTGGGAATGTCGTATTACTCGGCTTCAATGCGACGCCATCCGCAATTGCTCAAATGCTTATTACGAAGAAAGAGTTAACGATTACAGGCTCGAGACTTCAAACAAATCAATTTGGTAAAGTGGTAGCGCTCATCAATGACGGAAAATTAACACATAATGGTTTAATCACACATAAATTCCCATTAAGTCAAATAAAAGAGGCTTTTGAATTCGTAGAAAAGAACCCTCAATTGGTAAGAAAAGCAGTGATTGAATTTAATTAA